The genomic DNA TGGGAAAACATTTACTGACCATATGTTTGTTATGGATTACGCAGCTGATAAAGGTTGGCATCATCCGCGGATCGTGCCATATGAACCTATAACATTAGATCCCGCCTCAATGATTTTTCATTATGGTCAAACTGTGTTTGAAGGTTTAAAAGCCTATCGATCAAAAGATAACCGCATTTTATTATTTAGACCTGATAAGAATTTGCAAAGATTAAATCTTTCGAGCGATCGACTTAGTATGCCAACAATCGATGAAACCCTCGTTATGAATGGTCTGAAGCGCTTGATCCACCTTGAACAAGATTGGGTGCCATCATCAGAAGGGACTTCTCTTTACATACGTCCATTTATCATTGGAACTGAAGCGAGTCTTGCTGTAGCGCCTTCACAATCTTATAAATTGATGATCATCCTATCACCTGTCGGATCTTACTATTCGAAGGGCATTCGCCCCGTTAGTATTAGTGTAGAGAGCCAGTTCACCAGAGCTGTAAAAGGTGGCACGGGTACGGCGAAGACAGCGGGGAATTATTCGTCCGGTTACAAAGCCCATGCAAAAGCAAGTCATGAAGGCAATGATGAAGTTTTATGGCTTGATGGCGTTGAGAAAAAATATATAGAGGAAGTTGGCAGTATGAACATCTTCTTTAAAATCAACGGAGAAGTCGTCACCCCGGCATTAAATGGAAGTATTTTAGATGGTATTACTAGAAGGTCAATTATCGAATTACTGGAAGAATGGGACATACCCGTTGTAGAAAGAAGGATATCTATCGACGAATTGTATCAAGCCTACGATGAGTGTCGTTTAGAAGAAGCCTTTGGTACAGGTACGGCTGCTGTTATTTCTCCAATTGGGGAGTTGAATGGGTCAGAACGCAAAGTGATCATTAACGATGGACAAACAGGAGAGTTATCTAAAAAGTTGTATGACACTCTTACAGGCATTCAAACTGGAAGGTTAGAAGATTCTCATGGATGGACAGTAGAAGTGAAGTGAGGAATAAATACAGTCTGACCCCACTGCGTTAGTGCTTTAGCAGAGCGGGGGTCAGACCCCACTTAACCCTTTAATTAAAATAATTGTAATCCACATAGTCAACCATATTCACACCAAAAAAATTTTTAATGGCTAAGGCTGCCCCGCCAAGCGCACAGGCATTTTCACCAATTTGGGAAACTCTTATGTCCCTGTAATTATTAATTTTCGATTTTAATTTTTCACGAATGTTCGTTATAAAAGATGAATGGCCATTTATAATGGTTCCATTGATAATAATTGTTTCCGGATTGAAAATGTTAATGATGTTATTAAGTCCAATGGCTAAATAATTTAAGTATTCATCCAAAATTGCTTCAAATGCCTCTTCATTAACCAACTTTTCGGTATACTCTGGGAGTGTAAGTGTAGGGTATTTTTCTTCAAGTGTATTCATCAACGATGTCTCAGACGCGTATAGTTCCCAGCATCCCTTGTTCCCACATGAACATAATAGACCATTCGGTTCAACAATCATATGACCAATTTCGCCGGCAAATCCTTGAAAACCTCTATAAATTTTATTTTCGTTAATCATGCCAAGGCCTATTCCAGAGTATAGGGTAATACAGAATAAATCAGATATATGTTCATAATAGACTTGTTCTGCGTAGGCACTTAAATTGGCATTGTTATCAACGTAAACATTTGTCTTAAATGTATTCTCAAGTCGACTTTGAATATCTATATTGGACCATTGTTGTTTAGGTGTGAACACAATGTCACTTTTGTTATTAACGATACCGTGAATGCCAACACCTACACCCACAAGACCAATGGGTTGATACGCTTGGTTAAACTTTTCCATAAGTGATACCACATTCTCAATTAACAGGTTGATCACATGGTCAAAATTGTAATTTTCCACATCTAATCTCAGTTTATGAAACGGCTTTCCCTTTAGATTGATACAAATAAGGTTAAGAACATGTTCGTCTATATCAATACCAATACTGTAACCTGCTTCGCCATTAATTTCTAAAAGGATTGGCTTTCGGCCACGTGTTATAGATTCACCTGCACTTTTTTCAATGACGATATGATCATTAAGAAGATCACTAACTTGGGCAGAAACGGTCGCTTTGTTCAATCCTGTTATTCTGGAAAGCTCACTTCGAGATAATGAGATGTTTTTTATAATTTCTTCTATTAAAATTCTTCGATTGATTTGTTTGATATAAGTTGCATCACCAGTATCCAATATGTCCCCTCCTACGAATGCTATGTATTCTCATATTACCATGATTAAAAAGGTGCAGCTACATGGCTTTATATATAATTAAATGAAGGGTCCTTGAAATTTAAAGCGTTTCCATACTATAATAATTTTAATGATTTGTTTGGTAAACAAATTAAAAATCGGACACTACAGCTTCAAAGGAGTGTGAATAACATTGCGAACCTTTATTTCAGACGATTTTTTATTATATAACAAGACTGCGAGGGATCTTTACCATAATGTTGCGAAGGATCTACCCATCATTGACTACCATAATCATTTAAGCCCTGAAGAGATTTTACAAGATAAGAATTATACGAGCTTGGCGGAGATTTGGTTAGCCGGTGATCATTATAAGTGGAGAGCCATGAGAGCGAATGGGATCAGTGAACCTTTTGTAACAGGTGAAAAAAGTGCTTACGAAAAGTTTCTAGCTTGGGCGAAAACGGTTCCCAAAACAATCGGAAACCCACTTTATCACTGGACCCATTTAGAATTGGTGAGGTATTTTGAAATTGACCAACTGTTAGATGAACATACGGCACCATCGATTTGGGATAAGGCTAACGAGAAACTACTGGCTCCGGAGATGTCGGCTAAGTCTTTATTACAAAAAGAAAAAGTTAAATTTGTTGGAACAACAGATGATCCAACAGATGATTTGGCTTCGCATGCTCAGTTGGCCAAAGAGGGCTTTAGTTGTAAGGTATCACCATCTTTTCGACCCGATAAAGGGCTGAATATAGAAAAAGATGAGTTCCTACCATGGATTAAGCAATTAGAGCAAGCGACAGATTCATCCATTGATCAATATGATGATTTGTTGAGTGGATTAGAAAAACGAGTCGATTATTTTGCTGCACACGACTGTAAAAGCTCTGATCACGGTATCAGCGTTATGTTCTATGAAGCAGCCACAAAAGATGAAGTTTCAGCGATTTTTCATAAGAGATTACTAGGCCAAGAACTTAATAAAAAAGAAACCGATCAATTTAAAACCTATACACTGTTAGCATTGGCTGAAATGTATGCTGAAAAAGGCTGGGTCATGCAATTCCACTTGGGTGCGAAGCGAAATAATCATACGCGAATGTTTAAACACCTTGGTCCTGATAGTGGTTTTGATTCAATTGGTGATCGATTGTTGGCTGATCCATTAGCTAATTTCCTAGACGCCTTAGAGCAAAAATCCAAACTGCCAAAAACGATTTTATATAGCGTCAATCCTCGTGATAATTATATTCTTGCAGCTATGGCAGGCAATTATCAAAACAATGAGGTACCAGGAAAAATTCAATTGGGGACAGCTTGGTGGTTCAATGACAATATTGATGGTATGGAAGATCAAATGAAGACATTAGCGAACGTCGGTTTAATCCGTCATTTTGTTGGTATGTTAACCGACTCCAGAAGCTTTTTATCCTTATCACGCCATGAGTATTTCAGAAGAATTTTGTGTAACCTGCTGGGCTCCTGGGTTGAAGAAGGAAAGGCACCAAAAGATATGATCCTATTGGGAACATATGTAAAGGATATTTGTTATTACAATGCAAAGCGTTATTTTAACTTGTAACGTGGGGGGGATGACAAAATGGAAATGAGTTTTCGGTGGTATGGTAAGGATGATCCGGTCACACTTGATAAAATCCAACAAATTCCAGGTATGTTAGGGATCGTTTCAGCCATTTATGATATTCCAGTCGGAGATGTTTGGCCATTTGAGAAAATTGTGGAACTTAGGCAATCCATTGAAAATCACGGCCTGAAGCTGAACGTGATTGAAAGTGTGCCTGTTCATGAAGATATCAAAATGGGATTAGATTCACGAGATCAATGGATTGAAAATTATAAAGAAACGTTACGAAATCTTTCGAAAGCAGGCATTAAAACGGTTTGTTATAATTTCATGCCGGTGTTTGATTGGACCCGATCACAGTTAGATGCACCGCTCGCGGATGGTTCGCATTCATTGTTATACGAAGATGAAAAAATCAAAGGCCTTAATCCTCTTAGTGGTGAGTTAGCATTACCGGGTTGGGATTTATCCTATCAAAAAGATGATTTAAGGAAAATTATAGATCGGTACCAAATAATTTCAGAACAACAATTAATGGACAATCTCATTTATTTTCTAGAAGAAGTTGTCCCTGTCGCAGAGGAAGAAGATATCATGCTCGCGATCCATCCCGATGATCCGCCGTGGCCTATTTTTGGACTACCACGCGTCATAACCAATAAAACCAATGTTGAATATATGCTCAATGCCGTCGACAGTCCGAATAATGGTATCACATTTTGTACGGGTTCCTATGGGGCTAATCCAGACAATGATTTACTTGACATCATAGAAGCTGCCAAAGGGCGCATTCATTTCGTTCATGCTCGTAATGTCAAGTGGACGGGTGATTTATCGTTTCAAGAAACCGCTCATTTATCAAGAGATGGTTCGCTAGATATAGTCGATGTGCTTCAGAAGTTAAATGAAGTCGGTTTTACTGGCCCGATACGACCTGATCATGGAAGAATGATTTGGGGTGAAGAAGGTCGACCAGGTTATGGATTATATGATCGTGCCCTTGGTGCAACCTATTTAAATGGCATCATTGAAACGCTAGATAAAGCAGAGGAGGCATAAATGATGGAACTACCCTTTGATATTAATCTTGAAAATAGGGTTGCCGTTGTGACAGGAGGCAGCGGTGTCCTAGGTTCTGTATTATGTGAATCATTAGCGCAAGCGGGGGCGCAAGTGATCATTTTGGCAAGAAATAAGGGGAAGATTGATCGCGTTGTCGAACGGATCAAACAAAATGGAGGTAAGGCGTACGGTTATAGCGTCGATGTCCTCAATAAAGAGGATTTAGAAACGGTGCATCAAGATGTTCTGTCGAAAGTGGGTCCGTGTAGTCTATTAATTAACGGTGCCGGTGGGAATAGCTCTAAGGCAACGACAGATGGTGAGCGACTCAGTTTAGATGATTTAACGGATCAAAATCAACAAACGTTTTTTGATTTAGATCCGAACGCCGTCGAAGGTTTGTTTAATTTGAACTTTTTAGGGGCGCTAATACCTACACAAGTCTTTACAAAGGATATGGTAGACCAAGAGCAGGCAACTGTGATTAATATTTCATCCATGAATGCATTTCGTCCACTAACAAAAATTCCTGCTTACAGTGGAGCTAAAGCAGCGATTAGCAATTTCACTCAATGGTTAGCTGTCTATTTTTCTAAAGTGGGCATCCGTGTAAATGCGATGGCACCGGGTTTTTTCCTGACTGATCAAAACAGAGATTTAATGTTTACAGAAGATAGAGAACTTAGTGATCGTGCTAATAAAATTTTATCACAGACGCCAGTCGAACGGTTTGGAAAACCCGAAGATTTAGTTGGTACATTGCTTTGGCTAGTGGATCATCGGTCGTCAGGCTTTGTGAATGGCATTGTTGTGCCAATTGATGGTGGATTTTCCGCTTATTCGGGCGTTTAAAAGGATAGCATCAAGCGTATAAGCCTATACGGTTTTAAATAATTTACCCAGATGTATAACGAGAATGAAATGTTCAGAGCAACTGAGTATGGTGCATCTGCTGTTAAACTATTCAAAATTAATTTAGGCGAAAAGTAGGAAAGTGAGGGCCCACAGAATATATCATTGTTTGTTATTTAGGTTGAGAAGGCTTACATAAGATACAAGAAGATGTGAACAATCGGAAACCAAAAAACGAAACTATAATTGTATCAGGAGGAAGCTAACATGGATGGGATTAAACAATATTGGCCGGTTATAACGGTTGTTCTAGGTGTCGCATTATTGCTATTTTTGAACATGAAATTGAAGCTTAATGCCTTTATTGCTCTATTACTTGCAGCAATATTTGTAGGTGTACTAAATGGTATGCAATTAACAGTATTGGTAAAGTCTATCGAAGAAGGCTTTGGCAGTACACTTGGAAGTTTAGCGCTTATAAT from Tuberibacillus sp. Marseille-P3662 includes the following:
- a CDS encoding branched-chain amino acid aminotransferase produces the protein MRDNELEIVQSTNKKPKPQTDQLAFGKTFTDHMFVMDYAADKGWHHPRIVPYEPITLDPASMIFHYGQTVFEGLKAYRSKDNRILLFRPDKNLQRLNLSSDRLSMPTIDETLVMNGLKRLIHLEQDWVPSSEGTSLYIRPFIIGTEASLAVAPSQSYKLMIILSPVGSYYSKGIRPVSISVESQFTRAVKGGTGTAKTAGNYSSGYKAHAKASHEGNDEVLWLDGVEKKYIEEVGSMNIFFKINGEVVTPALNGSILDGITRRSIIELLEEWDIPVVERRISIDELYQAYDECRLEEAFGTGTAAVISPIGELNGSERKVIINDGQTGELSKKLYDTLTGIQTGRLEDSHGWTVEVK
- a CDS encoding SDR family oxidoreductase encodes the protein MELPFDINLENRVAVVTGGSGVLGSVLCESLAQAGAQVIILARNKGKIDRVVERIKQNGGKAYGYSVDVLNKEDLETVHQDVLSKVGPCSLLINGAGGNSSKATTDGERLSLDDLTDQNQQTFFDLDPNAVEGLFNLNFLGALIPTQVFTKDMVDQEQATVINISSMNAFRPLTKIPAYSGAKAAISNFTQWLAVYFSKVGIRVNAMAPGFFLTDQNRDLMFTEDRELSDRANKILSQTPVERFGKPEDLVGTLLWLVDHRSSGFVNGIVVPIDGGFSAYSGV
- the uxuA gene encoding mannonate dehydratase codes for the protein MEMSFRWYGKDDPVTLDKIQQIPGMLGIVSAIYDIPVGDVWPFEKIVELRQSIENHGLKLNVIESVPVHEDIKMGLDSRDQWIENYKETLRNLSKAGIKTVCYNFMPVFDWTRSQLDAPLADGSHSLLYEDEKIKGLNPLSGELALPGWDLSYQKDDLRKIIDRYQIISEQQLMDNLIYFLEEVVPVAEEEDIMLAIHPDDPPWPIFGLPRVITNKTNVEYMLNAVDSPNNGITFCTGSYGANPDNDLLDIIEAAKGRIHFVHARNVKWTGDLSFQETAHLSRDGSLDIVDVLQKLNEVGFTGPIRPDHGRMIWGEEGRPGYGLYDRALGATYLNGIIETLDKAEEA
- the uxaC gene encoding glucuronate isomerase — protein: MRTFISDDFLLYNKTARDLYHNVAKDLPIIDYHNHLSPEEILQDKNYTSLAEIWLAGDHYKWRAMRANGISEPFVTGEKSAYEKFLAWAKTVPKTIGNPLYHWTHLELVRYFEIDQLLDEHTAPSIWDKANEKLLAPEMSAKSLLQKEKVKFVGTTDDPTDDLASHAQLAKEGFSCKVSPSFRPDKGLNIEKDEFLPWIKQLEQATDSSIDQYDDLLSGLEKRVDYFAAHDCKSSDHGISVMFYEAATKDEVSAIFHKRLLGQELNKKETDQFKTYTLLALAEMYAEKGWVMQFHLGAKRNNHTRMFKHLGPDSGFDSIGDRLLADPLANFLDALEQKSKLPKTILYSVNPRDNYILAAMAGNYQNNEVPGKIQLGTAWWFNDNIDGMEDQMKTLANVGLIRHFVGMLTDSRSFLSLSRHEYFRRILCNLLGSWVEEGKAPKDMILLGTYVKDICYYNAKRYFNL
- a CDS encoding ROK family transcriptional regulator; protein product: MDTGDATYIKQINRRILIEEIIKNISLSRSELSRITGLNKATVSAQVSDLLNDHIVIEKSAGESITRGRKPILLEINGEAGYSIGIDIDEHVLNLICINLKGKPFHKLRLDVENYNFDHVINLLIENVVSLMEKFNQAYQPIGLVGVGVGIHGIVNNKSDIVFTPKQQWSNIDIQSRLENTFKTNVYVDNNANLSAYAEQVYYEHISDLFCITLYSGIGLGMINENKIYRGFQGFAGEIGHMIVEPNGLLCSCGNKGCWELYASETSLMNTLEEKYPTLTLPEYTEKLVNEEAFEAILDEYLNYLAIGLNNIINIFNPETIIINGTIINGHSSFITNIREKLKSKINNYRDIRVSQIGENACALGGAALAIKNFFGVNMVDYVDYNYFN